The nucleotide window AACTCACAGTCAAGATAGAAATTAGAAACAGTGTCCCCTATATCTTTAAGTTCCTGATATCTTATATTTATATTTTTATAGTCTGCTCCGATAATGTCCTTTGTTACATCAATTGCATGAATTGCTGTTGTAGCAAAATCAGCATCTTTTCTTTTATTTCTGTACATCTGATATGTAATGTTATATATTTTTTTGCCACAAAGTAATTCTTTTAATTTAAGAATTAAAGGTGTATATCTTCTGTTAAAAGCAGTTCTTATAAATAAATCTTTATGTTCTTCTGCTTCTTTTATTATTTCATAAACCTCATCTTTATTAAGTCCGGGAGGTTTTTCCAAAATTATATTATATCCTTTTTTTATAATACTTACCGCCAAATCTTTTGTGAACTTAACAGGACACATAAGGGACACAACGTCAGGCTTTTCGTTATCAAGCATTTCATTATAATCTGTATAACATTTTAAAAATCCGAATGTTTCCTTAAATTGCTCTGCTTTTTCTTTATCTAAATCACAGCAGGCAGTAAGTTCGACATCCTTATAATCTTCATAATATTTTTTAAATGCAGGGCCGTGACCGTTTGTTGCCATGCCTCCGCATCCTACAACGCAAATTTTAAACATTTAAACCCTTCCTTTTCGTTAAAATATCTTTCTTATACATTATACCACATTGAAAAAATAAGTCAATCAAAAAAGCTATTTATTAAGGTAATACAATAAGGTGGATTTTTATATTTTTGTAGTTTTAAAAAATGCACCAAAAAGGTTAGAGTCCTTTTTAGTGCATTTTTCTTCTAAAGATAACTTCTTATATCTATTGCCAGTTCTTCCTCAAGATTTATTAAACGTTTGCAGATATCTTTTGAAACCTCATCTGCCGCTTCATACTTATTAAGATATTTATTAAGGGATTTTACTCCCATATTACATCCGTCAGTCATAAGGTCGGCTATTGTCTCATCTGACTCATTCATTGCAAGTTTAACATTTGTTTTTACCCATGACATACTTTTAGCCATAACGGCAGGCTCTTTTCCGTCGTCATTATACTTATCTAAAAGTTCCCTGATTTCATCTTCGAGTTTAATATGCTCGTTTTTGCATTTTTGCAGTTTTTCTTTTAAATTTCCGTTCTCAACATACTCTGTTACATCGTCTATTGAAGAAATACCCATTTTAACGCCTGCATCACACTCTCTTAGAAGTTTTACTGTATCCTGTTCAACCATTATAATTACATTCCTTTCTGATATTATAATATAATTATTCCCGATTTATCAAATGTAATGCTAAATTTTTATATTAAGTTTTACATATCAAAAAGAACTCCAACCATCAGTACAGGCTCTTTTTATATTGCGAAGGAGTTTTTAAAAAATGTTTTTTAAAAGAACGGCAAAATGTATTTACCGAATTATATCCAGAATCAAAAGCAATTTCGGTTAAAGTTTTATCGGTACTTCTTATTAAAAAAGCTGCATATTCACTCCTCACCCCTCCCAGATAAGTCTTAAACGGAATTTTAAGACGGTCACTGAACAAATGTGCTATATAAGATGGGTGGTAACCAAACACTTTGGCTATATAATTTATGGATAATGGTTCTTTGAAATTTAAATCAATAAAGGATATTATTTTAGAGGGCAATTCCAGATTATCCTTAGATGATATAAGTTCCAGATTACATAGCAAATGAGAAAGTATAATATAAGTCCATCCTAAAAGTTCAATGTCATCTTTTGCGGTTAATACTTTTTTAAATGCATACTTGGTATTTTTGGAAATCTTATCTGATGGAATAAATGGAGTTACAGGATATTTTCCTATTATGTCAGCCGTATTTTCGGTAAGTAAATCAGTACTGCATATTATTGCAAGAGTTTCGCCATCATTACAGGACAAACTGTCATTTTCTATATACTCATGAATAGTATTCGGAAAAATTACAACCGCTTCCCCCTTTTTTAAAGTATAAATCTTTTCGCCCACTTTAACATTTTGAATTCCCGAAAAACAATAAACTACTTCCAGATGATTGTGAAAATGAGAAGGATAACTATAAGATTTATTTTTATAAGATGTAAATATTTTTTGATTTTTATTTTCAAAATAAGGACGCATGACTATTACCTCATAAAATCTATTTTATATAAGTATAACATAAAAAAGTGACTAATTACAATAAAAAAGCATATTTTGGTGAAAAATACATTGGATTATGGCTTGAATAAAATATTAAAAATGCTACAATTAGAAAAAAGGAGTGATAATGCTATGGAAAAATGGTCAAGAATAAATTATATGCCGTGTATCCCACTAGGCGATAACAATTCAAAAATTACAGGTTCAAAAAAACACATAGAGTTATCTAAAGAGGCGGCAAACGAGGGAACAGTACTTTTAAAAAACAATAATGGATTATTGCCTTTAAAAAAAGGCACAAAAATTGCAATATTCGGAAAAGCGCAGATTGATTATATTAAAGGCGGCGGTGGTTCGGGAGATGTTCACTGCGAATATGTAAGAAATATT belongs to Oscillospiraceae bacterium and includes:
- a CDS encoding Gfo/Idh/MocA family oxidoreductase, with amino-acid sequence MFKICVVGCGGMATNGHGPAFKKYYEDYKDVELTACCDLDKEKAEQFKETFGFLKCYTDYNEMLDNEKPDVVSLMCPVKFTKDLAVSIIKKGYNIILEKPPGLNKDEVYEIIKEAEEHKDLFIRTAFNRRYTPLILKLKELLCGKKIYNITYQMYRNKRKDADFATTAIHAIDVTKDIIGADYKNINIRYQELKDIGDTVSNFYLDCEFENGAFGQISLVPMGGAIIERITVNTLNESYFVELPFWGGPDAPGRLRVIKDKEIICDISGTDLSDSEEMFELSGFYDENRLFFELIRSGAKPTCDLESGVQSVEIADYLRQRKTQYIKGE
- a CDS encoding helix-turn-helix domain-containing protein, which encodes MRPYFENKNQKIFTSYKNKSYSYPSHFHNHLEVVYCFSGIQNVKVGEKIYTLKKGEAVVIFPNTIHEYIENDSLSCNDGETLAIICSTDLLTENTADIIGKYPVTPFIPSDKISKNTKYAFKKVLTAKDDIELLGWTYIILSHLLCNLELISSKDNLELPSKIISFIDLNFKEPLSINYIAKVFGYHPSYIAHLFSDRLKIPFKTYLGGVRSEYAAFLIRSTDKTLTEIAFDSGYNSVNTFCRSFKKHFLKTPSQYKKSLY